In Myxococcus stipitatus, the following are encoded in one genomic region:
- a CDS encoding GAF domain-containing sensor histidine kinase has protein sequence MPMEQVRPEARSADSRQPPSAVSVEEALEVLVDVARRLTRAHQATVVLTPAPGRTKGASVTSLSRAYEDWGGYSVPSAEDSARRAGGGRGTRAEPRGWLSVPLPSGAGMLHLFDREVGDFSAEDDEALSALVRLAGLALESARLLREEQRARTEAEASEQRAAFLANASRLLASSSLDPKATLDTLARLCVPVMADWCFVDLKDETGSVQRTSVAHADPGQDALAARVWDFPPGPDGSVHPTTRVARDAESLLVHDVDEAWLRRVSVSDAHHDVMRDVGFHSILSVPLLARGRSLGALTFLAVQPSRHYTQADLETAQDLARRAALLVDNARLYREARRSVRLRDEFLAVASHELKTPLTPLQLRLQWLRRQTRADLSSAIPASMVLSQLDVVQRQVDKLAGLVDGLLDVSRLSSGGLTLQREDMDLEMLAREVKAHLALAATQAGTQVSLFTRGDVRGHWDRARLEQVLTHLLSNALKYGAGQPVHIELRDEGDKVAVRVEDAGIGISPEYQAHIFERFGRAVSERHYGGLGLGLYVTRQIVEAHGGEIRVRSEPGRGSHFEVILPKREPT, from the coding sequence ATGCCGATGGAACAGGTGCGCCCGGAGGCTCGGAGCGCGGACTCCAGGCAGCCCCCGTCCGCGGTCAGCGTCGAGGAGGCGCTCGAGGTGCTCGTGGACGTCGCGCGCCGGCTGACACGCGCACACCAGGCGACCGTCGTGTTGACGCCCGCTCCGGGGAGGACGAAGGGGGCGAGCGTCACGTCGCTCTCACGGGCCTATGAGGATTGGGGGGGCTACAGCGTGCCGTCCGCCGAGGACTCCGCCCGGAGAGCAGGCGGGGGACGGGGCACTCGCGCGGAGCCTCGGGGCTGGCTCTCCGTGCCGTTGCCCTCGGGCGCCGGCATGCTCCACCTCTTCGACCGGGAGGTGGGGGACTTCAGCGCGGAGGACGATGAGGCGCTCTCCGCGCTGGTCCGCCTGGCGGGCCTGGCGCTGGAGTCCGCGCGCCTCTTGCGCGAGGAGCAGCGCGCGCGCACGGAAGCCGAGGCCTCCGAGCAACGCGCGGCCTTCCTCGCCAACGCCAGCCGCCTGTTGGCCTCGTCGTCGCTGGACCCGAAGGCCACGCTCGACACGCTGGCCCGGCTGTGTGTGCCGGTCATGGCGGACTGGTGCTTCGTCGATTTGAAGGATGAGACGGGCTCGGTGCAGCGCACCTCGGTGGCGCACGCGGACCCGGGCCAGGACGCGCTGGCCGCGCGTGTGTGGGACTTTCCTCCCGGGCCGGATGGCAGCGTCCACCCCACCACCCGCGTGGCCCGCGACGCGGAGAGCCTGCTGGTGCACGACGTGGACGAGGCCTGGCTGCGCCGGGTGTCGGTGAGCGACGCGCACCACGACGTCATGCGCGACGTGGGCTTCCACTCCATCCTCTCCGTGCCGCTGTTGGCCCGGGGGCGCTCGCTGGGCGCGCTCACCTTCCTCGCCGTCCAACCCTCGCGGCACTACACCCAGGCGGACCTGGAGACGGCGCAGGACCTGGCCCGCCGCGCGGCGCTGCTGGTGGACAACGCGCGGCTGTACCGGGAGGCGCGCCGCTCGGTGCGCCTGCGCGATGAGTTCCTCGCGGTGGCGAGCCATGAATTGAAGACGCCGCTCACCCCGCTCCAGCTTCGCCTCCAGTGGCTGCGCAGGCAGACGCGCGCGGACCTGTCCTCCGCGATTCCCGCATCCATGGTGCTCTCGCAACTGGATGTCGTTCAGCGGCAGGTGGACAAGCTGGCGGGGTTGGTGGACGGGCTGCTGGACGTGTCGCGCCTGTCCAGCGGCGGGCTGACGTTGCAGCGCGAGGACATGGACCTGGAGATGCTGGCGCGCGAGGTGAAGGCGCACCTGGCGCTCGCGGCGACGCAGGCTGGCACCCAGGTGTCGCTCTTCACGCGCGGCGACGTGAGGGGGCACTGGGACCGGGCGCGGCTGGAGCAGGTGCTCACGCATCTGCTCTCCAACGCGCTGAAGTATGGCGCGGGCCAGCCGGTGCACATCGAGCTGCGGGACGAGGGCGACAAGGTGGCGGTGCGCGTGGAGGACGCGGGCATCGGCATCTCCCCGGAGTACCAGGCCCACATCTTCGAGCGCTTCGGCCGCGCGGTGAGCGAGCGCCACTACGGAGGGCTGGGCCTGGGGCTCTACGTCACGCGGCAAATCGTGGAGGCGCACGGCGGGGAAATCCGCGTGCGCAGCGAGCCGGGGCGTGGCAGCCACTTCGAGGTCATCCTCCCCAAGCGCGAGCCCACGTGA
- a CDS encoding outer membrane beta-barrel protein has product MRLTSFLVLLLLPTSVALADDTPGRHTHDGFYMRGQFGLGYLHSKSTDTDLVVKGGAGSLNLELGYAVINNFILYGKLTGASAANPDIRVGGVTHEGDPNDDVSVIYAAMGIGATYYIMPANFYVSGAVVANQLSASHDGTLEGESEAGVGLHLGVGKEWWVSDNWGIGVGAEVALGRIRTGDRSRDNWDVTHFALLFTATYN; this is encoded by the coding sequence ATGCGACTCACATCGTTCCTGGTGCTGCTGCTCCTCCCTACCTCCGTGGCACTCGCGGATGACACGCCCGGGCGGCACACCCATGATGGCTTCTACATGCGGGGCCAGTTCGGCCTGGGCTACCTGCACTCGAAGTCCACCGACACCGACCTGGTGGTCAAGGGTGGCGCGGGCTCGCTGAACCTGGAGCTGGGCTACGCGGTCATCAACAACTTCATCCTCTACGGGAAGCTCACCGGCGCCTCGGCCGCCAATCCCGACATCAGGGTGGGCGGCGTCACCCACGAGGGGGACCCGAACGACGACGTGAGCGTCATCTACGCCGCGATGGGCATCGGGGCGACGTATTACATCATGCCCGCCAACTTCTACGTCTCCGGCGCGGTGGTGGCCAACCAGCTCAGCGCTTCGCACGACGGCACGCTCGAGGGCGAGTCCGAGGCGGGCGTGGGCCTGCATCTGGGCGTGGGCAAGGAGTGGTGGGTGAGCGACAACTGGGGCATCGGCGTTGGCGCCGAGGTGGCGCTGGGCCGCATCCGCACCGGCGACCGCAGCCGCGACAACTGGGACGTCACCCACTTCGCGCTGCTCTTCACCGCCACGTACAACTGA
- a CDS encoding ABC transporter permease translates to MKTTPAVTWGDSNATLTRGRRFSIVDVLVIAGLAGALFGGLHAAHEWTGALRPTVDIDLSPSALPEYTFFSMSRGLIAYVFSLAFTLVYGYWAAKDRMAERVLLPLLDILQSIPVLGFMPGLVLALVAAFPTSNVGLELAAVLMIFTGQAWNMTFSYYHSLRSVPTEQREAATVYRFNRWQQLKWVELPFATIGLVWNSMMSMAGGWFFLMINEAFVLGDRDFRLPGLGSYMSVAVAHGDVPAMLWAILAMTLMIVFLDQVLWRPVVVWAQKFRVEEGGQTEAMDSWFLDLLRRSRLLVLARSGFSRLSQLVQPRAKPAPSSERKATRSPLTGKLSHVLFAALVVLMLLGAYRLVLIMREVSLAQWGKTLGLSLVTLGRVLLSTFIGTLWAVPAGLAIGLSPRWSRLLQPVVQVVASFPAPMLFPIVIAGLAFAGVGLGWGSIVLMLLGTQWYILFNVVAGATAIPADLREMARGYNIRGWLRFRTLYLPAIFPYLLTGWMTAAGGAWNASIVAELAHFRGEVLVAPGLGSQISQAAAGANFPLLAVSVVVMSAVVVTFNRLVWKRLHTLARTRFSLS, encoded by the coding sequence ATGAAGACAACACCCGCGGTGACCTGGGGTGACTCCAACGCCACGCTGACGCGCGGGCGCCGCTTCAGCATCGTGGACGTGCTCGTCATCGCAGGTCTCGCCGGAGCCCTCTTCGGAGGACTCCACGCCGCCCACGAGTGGACCGGAGCGTTGCGGCCCACCGTGGACATCGACCTGTCCCCCAGCGCCCTGCCCGAGTACACCTTCTTCTCGATGTCCCGGGGGCTCATCGCCTACGTCTTCTCGCTCGCCTTCACGCTCGTCTATGGCTACTGGGCCGCGAAGGACCGGATGGCCGAGCGCGTCCTCCTGCCGCTGCTCGACATCCTCCAGAGCATCCCCGTCCTGGGCTTCATGCCCGGGCTCGTGCTGGCGCTGGTCGCCGCGTTCCCCACGAGCAACGTGGGCCTGGAGCTGGCGGCCGTCCTGATGATCTTCACCGGACAGGCCTGGAACATGACGTTCAGCTACTACCACTCGCTGCGCTCGGTCCCCACCGAGCAGCGCGAGGCCGCCACCGTCTATCGGTTCAATCGTTGGCAGCAGCTGAAGTGGGTGGAGCTTCCCTTCGCCACCATCGGCCTCGTCTGGAACAGCATGATGAGCATGGCCGGCGGGTGGTTCTTCCTGATGATCAACGAAGCCTTCGTGCTGGGTGACCGGGACTTCCGGCTGCCCGGCCTGGGCTCGTACATGAGCGTGGCCGTGGCTCACGGCGACGTGCCCGCCATGCTGTGGGCCATCCTGGCGATGACCCTCATGATTGTCTTCCTGGACCAGGTCCTCTGGCGCCCCGTCGTCGTCTGGGCCCAGAAGTTCCGCGTCGAGGAAGGAGGCCAGACGGAGGCGATGGACTCCTGGTTCCTCGACCTGCTGCGCCGCTCGCGGCTGCTGGTGCTGGCCCGCTCGGGCTTCAGCCGGTTGTCTCAGTTGGTTCAGCCGCGCGCGAAGCCCGCGCCCTCCTCTGAACGCAAGGCCACGAGGAGCCCGCTCACCGGCAAGCTGTCGCACGTGCTCTTCGCCGCGCTGGTCGTGCTGATGCTCCTGGGCGCCTATCGCCTGGTGCTCATCATGCGTGAGGTGTCGCTGGCGCAGTGGGGCAAGACGCTGGGCCTGTCCCTGGTGACGCTGGGGCGCGTGCTGTTGTCCACGTTCATCGGGACGCTGTGGGCGGTGCCCGCGGGGCTGGCCATCGGCCTGTCGCCCCGGTGGTCCCGGCTGCTCCAGCCCGTGGTGCAGGTGGTGGCGTCCTTCCCCGCGCCCATGCTCTTCCCCATCGTCATCGCCGGCCTGGCGTTCGCGGGCGTGGGCCTGGGGTGGGGGAGCATCGTCCTGATGCTGCTGGGCACCCAGTGGTACATCCTCTTCAACGTCGTCGCCGGTGCCACGGCCATCCCCGCGGACCTGCGCGAGATGGCGCGCGGCTACAACATCCGCGGCTGGCTGCGCTTCCGCACGCTCTACCTGCCCGCCATCTTCCCCTACCTCCTGACAGGCTGGATGACCGCCGCGGGAGGGGCCTGGAACGCGAGCATCGTCGCGGAGTTGGCCCACTTCCGAGGCGAGGTCCTCGTGGCGCCGGGCCTGGGCTCGCAAATCAGCCAGGCCGCGGCGGGGGCGAACTTCCCACTGCTCGCCGTGAGCGTCGTGGTGATGTCCGCGGTGGTGGTGACCTTCAACCGTCTGGTGTGGAAGCGGCTCCACACGCTGGCCCGCACGCGCTTCTCACTGAGCTGA
- a CDS encoding sigma-54 dependent transcriptional regulator: MTESQSTPWSALIVDDDAGVRQSLRLCLEAGAGRVLGVGTSGGALDALERSRFDVVFLDLWLGSESGLDLLPELLRRQPGVGVIVITAFATFETAVEAMKLGAVDYLPKPFTPEQVRLAARRVVEARVLQRRVSELQERLGETDAESQFESSSPAFTNFLQTAQRAARADCVVLLRGESGTGKNVLARWLRARSGRATAPFVTVNCPALSSDLMSSTLFGHRKGAFTGAVADAQGKVQEAEGGTLFLDEVGDLGPDAQARLLRFLNDRTFERLGEAVERQADVRIIAATNKPLEEDVRGGRFREDLLYRLNVVTLTLPPLRERPEDILPLARHYLAFFAKRQRHESLSFAPGAERALSAYGWPGNLRELRNAVERAAILAASSVVHPEDLGIPPAPSDSSPVAPVDAVRVALGADVSLESLEREHIARVVARAPSLEAAARTLGIDATTLQRKRKRYGLS; encoded by the coding sequence ATGACGGAATCTCAATCCACACCCTGGTCCGCGCTCATCGTCGACGACGACGCGGGGGTGCGACAGTCGCTCCGGCTGTGCCTGGAGGCAGGCGCGGGCCGCGTCCTCGGCGTGGGGACCTCGGGCGGCGCGCTGGATGCGCTGGAGCGGAGCCGCTTCGACGTCGTGTTCCTGGATTTGTGGTTGGGCTCCGAGTCGGGGTTGGACTTGTTGCCGGAGTTGCTGCGGCGGCAACCGGGCGTGGGGGTCATCGTCATCACGGCCTTCGCCACGTTCGAGACGGCGGTGGAGGCGATGAAGCTGGGGGCGGTGGATTATCTGCCCAAGCCCTTCACGCCCGAGCAGGTCCGGCTCGCGGCCCGGCGTGTCGTGGAGGCGCGGGTCCTTCAGCGGCGGGTGTCGGAGCTCCAGGAGCGCCTGGGGGAGACGGACGCGGAGAGCCAGTTCGAGTCCTCGAGTCCGGCGTTCACGAACTTCCTCCAGACGGCGCAGCGCGCGGCCCGCGCGGATTGTGTCGTCCTGCTGCGAGGCGAGAGTGGGACGGGGAAGAACGTGCTGGCGCGGTGGTTGCGGGCGCGCAGTGGGCGGGCCACCGCGCCCTTCGTCACGGTGAACTGCCCCGCGCTGTCGAGCGACTTGATGAGCAGCACGCTCTTCGGTCATCGCAAGGGGGCGTTCACGGGCGCGGTCGCGGATGCGCAGGGAAAGGTGCAGGAGGCCGAAGGGGGCACGCTGTTCCTGGATGAAGTGGGCGACCTGGGGCCGGATGCGCAGGCGCGGCTGTTGCGCTTCCTCAATGACCGGACCTTCGAGCGATTGGGCGAAGCGGTGGAGCGGCAGGCGGATGTTCGCATCATCGCGGCGACGAACAAGCCGCTGGAGGAGGACGTGCGAGGCGGGCGCTTCCGGGAGGATTTGCTCTACCGGTTGAACGTCGTGACGCTCACGCTGCCGCCGTTGCGCGAGAGGCCCGAGGACATCCTCCCGCTGGCGCGGCACTACCTGGCGTTCTTCGCGAAGCGGCAGCGGCATGAGTCGCTGTCGTTCGCGCCGGGAGCGGAGCGCGCGCTGAGTGCGTATGGCTGGCCGGGGAACTTGAGGGAGCTGCGCAACGCGGTCGAGCGGGCGGCCATTCTCGCGGCTTCGTCGGTGGTGCATCCGGAAGATCTGGGCATTCCTCCCGCGCCATCCGACAGCTCACCTGTGGCACCCGTGGACGCGGTGCGAGTGGCGCTGGGCGCGGATGTCTCGCTGGAGTCGCTGGAGCGTGAGCACATCGCTCGAGTGGTCGCGCGCGCGCCTTCGTTGGAGGCCGCCGCGCGAACGTTGGGCATCGACGCGACGACCCTTCAGCGCAAGCGCAAGCGGTACGGATTGTCGTGA
- a CDS encoding nuclear transport factor 2 family protein has protein sequence MEDRETSSGPRPREVVKQWVERFNAADVEGLAALYREDAVNHQVANEPVEGKARIREMFQREFAAAKMVCIVEQILEDAPWAILEWKDPLGLRGCGFFQIENGLIRFQRGYWDKLSFLRMHGLPIE, from the coding sequence ATGGAAGACCGAGAGACGAGTTCGGGCCCGCGCCCGCGAGAAGTGGTCAAGCAGTGGGTGGAGCGCTTCAACGCGGCGGATGTCGAGGGGCTCGCCGCGCTCTACCGCGAGGACGCGGTGAACCATCAGGTCGCGAACGAGCCCGTCGAAGGCAAGGCTCGAATCCGCGAGATGTTCCAGCGAGAGTTCGCGGCGGCCAAGATGGTCTGCATCGTCGAACAGATTCTCGAAGATGCCCCGTGGGCGATTCTGGAGTGGAAGGACCCGCTCGGCCTCAGAGGTTGCGGCTTCTTCCAGATAGAGAACGGGTTGATCCGCTTCCAGCGCGGCTATTGGGACAAGCTCTCCTTCCTGCGCATGCACGGGCTGCCCATCGAGTAG
- a CDS encoding nitrate/sulfonate/bicarbonate ABC transporter ATP-binding protein: MDLRPEPSLTEPLCELRGVSQDFTQPNGAPLPVLRDINLQVRPNEVVCLLGPSGCGKSTILRILAGLIRPTRGEVLAHGKPLTGLNPGVAIVFQSFALYPWMTVIQNVEVVLQAAGLPREEVHERAAHAVRIVGLNGFEEAYPRELSGGMKQRVGMARAFSLDPEMLFMDEPFSQVDALTAESLRAEVLDLWTAKHRRSSSILMVSHDIKEVVYMADRIVVLGAHPGVVRAVVENTLPRPRDYRSPELLRMVDRLHDTITGHELPDEQAPSVPQPAEVSPASNMEPLPTVSTSQVVGLLEYLGARGGSEDVFRMATDTAQEFGKAINVVKAAEMLELVDTPKRMVVLSPIASSFLDADVPGRKALWRQQVLRLGIFRQLHSVLEQQPRKELRREQVLELIVLHMPFEDYERIFDTLVRWGRFGDLWAYDEELETLSLQ; this comes from the coding sequence ATGGACCTCCGCCCCGAACCTTCCCTCACCGAGCCGCTCTGCGAGCTGCGAGGCGTGTCTCAGGACTTCACCCAGCCCAACGGCGCGCCGCTGCCCGTGCTCCGGGACATCAACCTCCAGGTGCGCCCCAACGAGGTCGTCTGTCTCCTCGGGCCCTCGGGCTGTGGCAAGTCCACCATCCTGCGCATCCTCGCGGGTTTGATTCGCCCCACGCGAGGCGAGGTGCTCGCTCACGGCAAGCCGCTGACGGGGCTCAACCCCGGCGTGGCCATCGTCTTCCAATCCTTCGCGCTCTACCCGTGGATGACCGTCATCCAGAACGTGGAGGTGGTCCTCCAGGCCGCGGGCCTGCCGCGCGAGGAGGTGCACGAGCGCGCCGCCCACGCCGTGCGCATCGTGGGGCTCAACGGCTTCGAGGAGGCGTATCCGCGCGAGCTGTCCGGAGGCATGAAGCAGCGCGTGGGCATGGCGCGCGCCTTCTCCCTGGACCCGGAGATGCTCTTCATGGACGAGCCCTTCAGCCAGGTGGACGCGCTGACGGCGGAGAGCTTGCGCGCGGAGGTCCTGGACCTGTGGACGGCCAAGCACCGGCGGTCCTCGTCCATCCTGATGGTGAGCCACGACATCAAGGAGGTCGTCTACATGGCGGACCGCATCGTGGTGCTCGGCGCTCATCCGGGCGTGGTGCGCGCGGTGGTGGAGAACACGCTGCCGCGTCCCCGGGACTACCGCTCGCCGGAGTTGCTCCGCATGGTGGACCGGCTGCACGACACCATCACCGGCCACGAGCTGCCGGACGAGCAGGCTCCATCCGTGCCCCAGCCCGCCGAGGTGAGTCCGGCCTCCAACATGGAGCCCTTGCCCACGGTGAGCACCAGCCAGGTGGTGGGCCTCCTGGAGTACCTGGGCGCGCGCGGCGGCTCGGAGGATGTGTTCCGCATGGCCACGGACACGGCCCAGGAGTTCGGCAAGGCCATCAACGTGGTGAAGGCCGCGGAGATGCTGGAGCTGGTGGACACCCCCAAACGGATGGTGGTGCTGTCGCCCATCGCCAGCAGCTTCCTGGACGCGGACGTGCCTGGCCGCAAGGCGCTCTGGCGGCAGCAGGTGCTCCGGCTGGGCATCTTCCGCCAGCTCCACTCCGTGCTGGAGCAGCAGCCGCGCAAGGAGCTGCGGCGCGAGCAGGTGCTCGAGCTCATCGTGCTTCACATGCCCTTCGAGGACTACGAGCGCATCTTCGACACCCTGGTGCGCTGGGGGCGGTTTGGAGACTTGTGGGCCTACGACGAGGAGCTCGAGACGCTGTCGCTCCAGTGA
- a CDS encoding efflux RND transporter permease subunit has product MKIPTTSWRCWRGLVPSVVAAWRARVRMASLRPRCVQLATVNTPHSLPRALLGRTGASASRVVAPPRGGRGSGAAWPRGVLQPAWAQVAMVAIQGLLPASLATGLGSDVQRPLATVIVWGLFSSTLLALFVVRVVYRLLVPPLPERYPAEALQPVHALPEVS; this is encoded by the coding sequence ATGAAGATTCCAACGACATCCTGGAGATGCTGGCGGGGGCTGGTGCCGAGCGTCGTCGCAGCGTGGAGAGCCCGCGTGCGGATGGCCAGCCTCCGGCCACGGTGCGTCCAGTTGGCCACGGTGAATACACCGCACTCGCTTCCGCGAGCCCTGCTGGGGCGCACAGGGGCTTCAGCGTCGCGGGTGGTGGCGCCACCGCGAGGTGGGCGCGGCTCCGGAGCCGCCTGGCCCAGAGGAGTGCTTCAGCCCGCGTGGGCTCAGGTTGCGATGGTGGCCATCCAGGGATTGTTGCCCGCATCACTGGCCACGGGGCTGGGGTCTGACGTCCAGCGTCCGCTGGCCACGGTCATTGTCTGGGGCTTGTTCAGCTCGACACTCCTCGCGCTCTTCGTCGTGCGGGTCGTCTATCGGCTTCTCGTTCCACCACTCCCCGAGAGATACCCTGCCGAGGCCCTTCAGCCCGTGCACGCGCTCCCGGAGGTCTCATGA
- a CDS encoding sensor histidine kinase, translating to MRAGLRTRFLLAGAMLVLTTVASGLWSAILFDRMSREVGRALADTQDVTGATAELALALEREDDALLLGLAGDPEAPAVLAREREGVAMALPRIEALLSRPDEREMAKALRRAIEAYRIAGDGLMSSSGQQDAIARYHRDVNPALRSAVAEVGRVREHHAESTRHAAAWARDEATRATGIVTLISLAAFVLSVVVALHLARVIVWPLKELTRGVEAMRQGDFEHRLRHTSGDELGRLAEGFNRMAENLAEFRRSNLGEVMRARDTLEATLEALPDAVVVIDPEGFVSSANEKARLLLGAARFHSVHFTALPLTPQVRESLQATLRGEPTQTPAEGDLSRAIHIPGTNEERQLLPRAVVVPGFSAGRPGAVLVLSDVTDWVRLNETRVELVAVASHELRTPLTTLRMTLLMLREGASGLLPRQQDLLATALLGVEQLSTTIDEFLDLTRLEAGQLRLTWDRVDAASLVGQTLRTLRPRCEEAGVSLQVALAQDLPGAFRGDSARLQSVLSNILTNALKYTPRGGVITVSATRAQGPTGGVELAVTDTGVGIPEEYRERIFEKFFRVEHYLASADEGVKGSGIGLYLARQIVEAHGGSIRCEPGALGQGTTIAMVLPDHRNGGVE from the coding sequence ATGAGGGCTGGGCTGCGTACACGCTTCCTGTTGGCCGGAGCCATGTTGGTCCTGACCACGGTGGCCTCCGGCCTGTGGAGCGCCATCCTGTTCGACCGGATGAGCCGCGAGGTGGGCCGCGCTCTCGCGGACACCCAGGACGTCACGGGTGCCACGGCGGAGCTCGCGCTCGCGCTCGAGCGTGAAGACGATGCGCTCCTCTTGGGACTCGCCGGAGACCCCGAGGCCCCCGCGGTCCTCGCTCGTGAGCGCGAAGGTGTGGCCATGGCCCTGCCACGCATCGAGGCGCTGCTCTCCCGGCCCGATGAACGCGAGATGGCGAAAGCCTTGCGCCGCGCCATCGAGGCGTATCGCATCGCCGGAGATGGACTGATGTCCTCCTCGGGCCAGCAGGACGCCATCGCCCGCTATCACCGCGACGTGAATCCCGCACTCCGCAGCGCCGTGGCGGAGGTCGGACGCGTCCGGGAACACCACGCCGAATCCACCCGCCACGCCGCCGCCTGGGCTCGCGACGAGGCGACCCGCGCCACCGGCATCGTCACCCTCATCTCCCTCGCGGCGTTCGTCCTGTCCGTGGTGGTGGCGCTCCACCTCGCCCGCGTCATCGTCTGGCCGCTCAAGGAACTCACCCGCGGCGTGGAGGCGATGCGCCAGGGCGACTTCGAGCATCGGCTCCGCCACACCTCCGGCGATGAGCTGGGGCGTCTGGCCGAGGGCTTCAACCGCATGGCCGAGAACCTCGCGGAGTTCCGCCGGTCCAACCTGGGCGAGGTGATGCGCGCCCGAGACACCCTCGAAGCCACCCTCGAGGCCCTGCCGGACGCGGTGGTCGTCATCGACCCCGAAGGCTTCGTCTCCTCCGCGAACGAGAAGGCGCGGCTGCTCCTCGGCGCCGCGCGCTTCCACTCCGTCCACTTCACCGCCTTGCCCCTGACGCCCCAGGTCCGCGAGTCCCTCCAGGCCACCCTGCGTGGCGAGCCCACGCAGACCCCCGCCGAGGGAGACCTCTCCCGCGCCATCCACATCCCGGGCACGAATGAAGAGCGCCAGTTGCTCCCGCGCGCCGTCGTGGTCCCCGGCTTCTCCGCCGGCCGGCCCGGCGCCGTCCTCGTGCTCTCCGATGTGACGGATTGGGTCCGCCTCAACGAGACCCGCGTCGAACTGGTCGCCGTCGCCTCGCACGAGCTGCGCACCCCGCTGACGACCCTGCGCATGACGCTGCTCATGCTGCGCGAGGGCGCCAGCGGTCTGCTCCCACGTCAACAGGACCTGCTCGCCACGGCCCTGCTCGGCGTGGAGCAACTCTCCACCACCATCGACGAGTTCCTCGACCTGACACGCCTGGAGGCCGGGCAGCTGCGCTTGACGTGGGACCGCGTGGACGCGGCCTCGCTCGTGGGGCAGACGCTGCGAACATTGCGGCCCCGCTGCGAAGAGGCCGGAGTCAGCCTCCAGGTCGCGCTCGCGCAGGATTTGCCCGGCGCCTTCCGGGGCGACTCCGCGCGCCTCCAGTCCGTGCTCTCCAACATCCTCACCAACGCGCTCAAGTACACGCCGCGCGGCGGAGTCATCACCGTGTCCGCGACGCGGGCTCAAGGCCCCACGGGCGGCGTGGAGCTCGCCGTGACGGACACCGGCGTGGGAATCCCCGAGGAGTACCGCGAGCGCATCTTCGAGAAGTTCTTCCGCGTCGAGCACTACCTCGCGAGCGCCGACGAAGGGGTGAAGGGCTCCGGCATCGGCCTCTATCTGGCCCGGCAGATTGTCGAAGCCCACGGCGGCTCCATCCGCTGCGAGCCGGGCGCCTTGGGACAAGGAACCACCATCGCCATGGTCCTTCCGGACCACCGCAACGGAGGCGTGGAATGA
- a CDS encoding SDR family oxidoreductase, which translates to MSRKVALITGASAGLGEQFARRFARDGHDVILVARSAPRLEALASVLEKEHGVKAHVIPMDLGTPEGAERLFAQVSERGLAVEFLVNNAGFGSSGPFLDQDLKREAEMVDLNCTALLKLTHLFARPMRERGHGRVLNVASTAGFQPGPYMATYYATKAFVVSLSEALSYELRGTGVTVTCHCPGATHTEFAQRAGTTKSRLFQRSGVASASDVVEHAYAMMMRGRVLAVHGLLNKVAAFMVRFSPRFAARAIAAGLNQQG; encoded by the coding sequence ATGTCACGCAAGGTGGCGCTCATCACCGGAGCCTCGGCGGGTCTTGGAGAGCAGTTCGCACGGCGCTTCGCGCGGGATGGGCATGACGTCATCCTGGTCGCCCGGAGCGCTCCGCGGCTGGAGGCGTTGGCCTCGGTGCTGGAGAAGGAGCACGGGGTGAAGGCCCATGTGATTCCCATGGACCTGGGCACGCCGGAGGGCGCCGAGCGGCTCTTCGCGCAGGTGTCCGAGCGCGGGCTCGCGGTGGAGTTCCTGGTCAACAACGCGGGCTTCGGCTCCTCGGGGCCCTTCCTGGACCAGGACTTGAAGCGCGAGGCGGAGATGGTGGACCTCAACTGCACGGCGCTCTTGAAGCTGACGCACCTGTTCGCCCGGCCCATGCGCGAGCGCGGCCACGGGCGCGTGCTCAACGTGGCCTCCACCGCGGGCTTCCAGCCGGGCCCGTACATGGCCACGTACTACGCGACCAAGGCCTTCGTGGTGTCGCTGTCGGAGGCGCTGTCGTACGAGCTGCGGGGCACGGGCGTCACGGTGACGTGTCACTGCCCGGGCGCGACACACACGGAGTTCGCCCAGCGGGCGGGGACGACGAAGAGCCGCTTGTTCCAGCGCTCCGGCGTGGCCAGCGCCTCGGACGTGGTGGAGCACGCCTACGCGATGATGATGCGCGGACGGGTGCTGGCGGTCCACGGACTGCTCAACAAGGTGGCCGCCTTCATGGTGCGCTTCAGCCCGCGCTTCGCCGCGCGCGCCATCGCCGCGGGCCTCAACCAGCAGGGCTGA